In Caldicellulosiruptor obsidiansis OB47, a single window of DNA contains:
- the cheB gene encoding chemotaxis-specific protein-glutamate methyltransferase CheB translates to MKRILIVDDSELMCEVIRGALRGLEEDNVIFVATNPLIAIRKANLFKIDLALIDYEMPYMNGILLIDYLKDINPLTKILMVSAYTEPGAQITLEALNRGAIDYILKPANKDEFNEFKKDLLEKVKGIIFQKDYAFVNIKRTTTSEKSEKKVFPVTCGIDNNRSHLINKLKESKVIAIGISTGGPPVLEKIFTSLNKDFSIPILVVQHMPPTFTKALAERLSKVAQRQVKEAEDREKIENGVIYIAKGGTHLAVEKILGKYYVRLLDNIEKVNNHKPSCDILFSSVAEWYGENATGIIMTGMGSDGANGLFEMKKQGALTIAQSKESCVVFGMPRVAIEKGAAEVVLSVEEIIDLLNRV, encoded by the coding sequence ATGAAAAGGATTTTAATTGTTGATGATTCTGAGCTTATGTGTGAGGTTATAAGAGGAGCTTTGAGGGGTTTGGAAGAAGATAATGTTATATTTGTAGCAACAAACCCTCTTATTGCAATAAGGAAAGCTAATTTGTTCAAGATTGATCTGGCATTGATTGATTATGAGATGCCTTACATGAATGGTATTTTGCTTATTGACTATTTAAAAGATATAAATCCATTGACAAAGATTTTAATGGTTTCTGCTTATACAGAACCAGGGGCGCAAATTACTCTTGAAGCATTAAACAGGGGGGCTATTGATTATATATTAAAACCTGCGAATAAAGATGAATTTAATGAATTTAAAAAAGATTTATTGGAAAAAGTTAAAGGTATTATATTTCAAAAAGATTATGCTTTTGTTAATATAAAAAGAACAACAACATCAGAAAAATCAGAAAAAAAAGTTTTTCCTGTAACTTGTGGTATTGATAACAATAGAAGTCACTTAATAAACAAGCTTAAAGAGAGTAAGGTAATAGCTATTGGAATTTCAACTGGAGGTCCACCTGTTTTAGAGAAGATTTTTACATCTCTTAATAAGGATTTTTCAATACCCATTTTGGTTGTTCAACACATGCCTCCAACTTTTACAAAAGCTTTAGCAGAAAGACTTAGCAAAGTTGCACAAAGGCAGGTAAAGGAAGCAGAAGATAGAGAAAAAATAGAAAATGGAGTTATTTACATAGCTAAGGGTGGAACACATCTTGCTGTTGAAAAAATTTTAGGGAAGTATTATGTAAGACTGCTTGACAATATTGAAAAAGTAAATAATCACAAGCCATCATGTGATATTTTATTCAGCTCAGTTGCGGAATGGTATGGAGAAAATGCAACTGGAATAATAATGACTGGAATGGGTAGTGATGGTGCAAATGGACTTTTTGAGATGAAAAAGCAGGGGGCTTTGACTATTGCGCAAAGTAAAGAATCTTGTGTGGTTTTTGGCATGCCAAGAGTTGCTATAGA